A genomic stretch from Poecile atricapillus isolate bPoeAtr1 chromosome 10, bPoeAtr1.hap1, whole genome shotgun sequence includes:
- the CALB2 gene encoding calretinin: MAGPQQAPHLHLAELTASQFLDIWRHFDADGNGYIEGKELENFFQELESARKGAGVDSKKDNLGDKMKEFMHKYDKNADGKIEMAELAQILPTEENFLLCFRQHVGSSSEFMEAWRRYDTDRSGYIEANELKGFLSDLLKKANRPYDEPKLQEYTQTILRMFDMNGDGKLGLSEMSRLLPVQENFLLKFQGMKLSSDEFNAIFAFYDKDGNGFIDENELDALLKDLYEKNKKEMNIQQLTNYRKSIMNLSDGGKLYRKELEMVLCNEPPM; this comes from the exons ATGGCCGGCCCGCAGCAGGCCCCGCACCTCCACCTGGCCGAGCTCACCGCCTCCCAGTTCCTCGACATCTGGCGGCACTTCGACGCGGACG gAAATGGCTACATTGAAGGCAAAGAACTGGAAAATTTCTTCCAGGAGCTGGAAAGTGCAAGAAAGGGGGCGGGTGTG GACTCAAAGAAGGACAATTTGGGTGACAAGATGAAGGAGTTCATGCACAAATACGACAAAAATGCAGATGGTAAAATCGAGATGGCAGAG CTGGCCCAGATCCTGCCCACGGAAGAgaattttctgctgtgtttccGCCAGCATGTGGGCTCCAGTTCAGAGTTCATGGAG GCTTGGCGCAGGTACGACACGGATCGCAGCGGCTACATCGAAGCCAACGAGCTCAAG GGCTTCTTGTCGGACCTGCTGAAGAAGGCGAACCGACCGTACGACGAGCCCAAGCTGCAGGAGTACACACAGACCATT CTGCGGATGTTTGACATGAACGGTGATGGGAAGCTGGGCCTCTCTGAGATGTCCCG ACTTTTGCCTGTACAAGAAAACTTTCTTCTGAAGTTTCAG GGAATGAAGCTGTCCTCGGATGAATTTAATGCCATCTTTGCCTTCTACGACAAG GATGGAAATGGCTTCATTGATGAGAATGAGCTGGATGCGCTTTTGAAAGACCTGTATGAGAAGAATAAGAAA GAGATGAACATCCAGCAGCTCACCAACTACAGGAAGAGCATCATGAACCTCTCCGACGGGGGCAAACTCTACCGCAAGGAATTGGAGATGGTGCTCTGCAATGAGCCCCCCATGTAG
- the LOC131582773 gene encoding purine nucleoside phosphorylase-like: MAYAEEDRNSYEVYKETADWLRARAAQRPRIAVICGSGLGGLADVLDNKTVFLYEDIPHFPRSTVAGHVGRLVFGELNGQPCVCMQGRFHSYEGYSFSTVTFPIRVFFLLGVEILIVTNAAGGLNPHFQVGDIMFIRDHISLFGLGGQNPLRGPNDERFGVRFPCMSDAYEQDLLSLAMESAQELGFLSFTREGVYCLLPGPCYETIAECRLLQALGADAVGMSTVPEVIVARHCGLRVLGISLVTNKVVMSYNSQEKANHEEVLRISVVRAEALQKLVTHLLGKLGENTNSP; this comes from the exons TGCTGAGGAAGACAG AAATAGCTACGAGGTGTATAAGGAAACAGCAGATTGGTTGCGTGCCCGTGCTGCCCAGCGGCCCAGGATCGCCGTCATCTgcggctctgggctgggaggtCTGGCTGATGTGTTGGATAACAAGACAGTCTTCCTGTATGAGGACATCCCTCACTTCCCACGGAGCACGG TGGCAGGGCATGTTGGCAGATTGGTGTTTGGGGAGCTGAATGGGCAGCCCTGTGTGTGCATGCAGGGACGTTTCCACTCATATGAAGGCTACTCTTTCAGCACG GTCACCTTTCCCATCAGGGTGTTCTTTCTCCTGGGGGTGGAGATCTTGATTGTCACAAATGCTGCTGGAGGACTGAATCCCCACTTCCAAGTGGGGGACATCATGTTCATAAGGGATCACATCAGCTTGTTTGGCTTGGGAGGGCAGAATCCCCTGCGTGGACCAAATGATGAGAG GTTTGGAGTGAGGTTTCCCTGCATGTCAGATGCTTATGAACAAGATCTGCTCAGCCTGGCAATGGAGAGTGCACAGGAGCTGGGGTTCCTGAGCTTCACCAGGGAAGGAGTGTACTGCCTGCTGCCTGGGCCCTGCTACGAGACCATCGCCGAGTGCCGCCTGCTGCAGGCGCTGGGAGCTGATGCTGTGG GCATGAGCACTGTCCCAGAGGTAATTGTAGCCAGGCATTGTGGCCTCCGAGTCCTTGGGATCTCCCTCGTCACCAACAAAGTGGTGATGAGCTACAACAGCCAAGAGAAAGCCAACCACGAGGAAGTGCTGCGCATCTCAGTGGTCCGGGCTGAAGCCCTGCAGAAGCTGGTCACACACCTCCTTGGGAAGCTGGGGGAAAACACAAACTCTCCATGA